A window of the Tripterygium wilfordii isolate XIE 37 chromosome 12, ASM1340144v1, whole genome shotgun sequence genome harbors these coding sequences:
- the LOC120010932 gene encoding germin-like protein 5-1, protein MAAIAYLFAMTVTLGMVFAAVAADPDSLQDVCVADLASGNKVNGYPCKESFNATDFFFEGLAKPGLTNNTLGSLVTAANVQKIPGLNTLGVSLSRIDYAPGGLNPPHTHPRATEIVFVLYGQLDVGFITTANVLVSKTINEGEIFTFPKGLVHFQKNNANVPASVISAFNSQLPGTQAIAPTLFAATPPVPDNVLTEAFQIGTKEVQKIKSRLAPKK, encoded by the exons ATGGCGGCGATTGCCTACCTCTTTGCCATGACTGTGACTCTGGGCATGGTCTTTGCCGCCGTAGCTGCTGATCCCGACTCGCTTCAAGATGTCTGTGTGGCGGACCTCGCTTCAG GAAACAAAGTCAATGGATACCCTTGCAAGGAAAGCTTCAACGCCACCGACTTCTTCTTTGAGGGGTTGGCAAAGCCGGGTTTGACCAACAATACCCTGGGCTCGCTGGTGACTGCAGCCAATGTTCAGAAGATCCCAGGCCTCAACACCCTGGGCGTCTCCCTTTCCCGCATTGACTACGCCCCAGGCGGCCTCAACCCACCGCACACTCACCCACGCGCCACCGAGATTGTGTTTGTGCTCTACGGACAGCTGGATGTTGGCTTCATCACAACCGCAAACGTTCTGGTATCCAAGACCATCAATGAAGGTGAAATTTTCACCTTCCCCAAAGGGTTGGTTCACTTCCAGAAGAACAACGCCAATGTTCCTGCCTCCGTGATTTCCGCCTTTAACAGCCAGTTGCCTGGCACGCAGGCCATTGCCCCCACCTTGTTTGCCGCCACTCCTCCTGTCCCTGATAATGTCTTGACCGAGGCTTTCCAGATCGGTACCAAGGAGGTTCAGAAGATCAAGTCTAGGCTTGCACCTAAGAAATAG